In the Flavobacterium acetivorans genome, one interval contains:
- a CDS encoding amidophosphoribosyltransferase, which yields MSDALKHECGIALVRLLKPLEFYKEKYGTAFYGVQKMYLMMEKQHNRGQDGAGFASIKLDMEPGERYISRVRSNHAQPIQDVFAQINERINEEMVSHPEYADNVALQKANIPYIGELFLGHVRYGTFGKNSIESVHPFLRQNNWMHRNLILAGNFNMTNVKELFNSLVELGQHPKEMADTVTVMEKIGHFLDDAVTDLYQECKNEGLNKRQASPVIAERLDVARILARASKNLDGGYAMAGLLGHGDAFVFRDPAGIRPAYFYQDDEVVVVASERPVIQTVFNVPFEKVQEIDPGNALIIKKNGTVSMQEILTPTVKKACSFERIYFSRGSDAEIYQERKDLGKLILPAVLESIDSDTDNTVFSYIPNTAETSFYGMVEAAQDFLNKRKNDYILANKDTLTADSLQELLAVKIRTEKVAIKDAKLRTFITEDSSRDDLVAHVYDVTYGVIKPTDNLVIIDDSIVRGTTLKMSIIKMMDRLNPKRIVIVSSAPQIRYPDCYGIDMAKLEGLVAFRAALELLKERNLYHIVDEVYAKCKTQENFIDTEVVNYVTAIYAPFQPQEISDKIAEMLSSPEIKAEVKIIFQTVEDLHVACPKNLGDWYFTGDYPTPGGNRVVNRAFMNFYEGKDARAY from the coding sequence ATGAGCGACGCTTTAAAACACGAATGTGGAATAGCCTTAGTTAGACTGCTTAAACCGCTTGAATTTTACAAAGAAAAATACGGAACTGCTTTTTACGGAGTACAAAAAATGTATCTGATGATGGAAAAGCAGCACAACCGTGGGCAGGATGGTGCCGGATTTGCAAGTATAAAACTAGACATGGAGCCAGGCGAGCGATACATTAGCCGTGTGCGCTCTAATCATGCACAACCTATTCAAGATGTTTTTGCTCAAATCAATGAGAGAATCAATGAGGAAATGGTTTCGCATCCTGAATATGCGGATAATGTGGCACTTCAAAAAGCAAACATTCCGTACATAGGGGAGTTGTTTTTAGGACACGTGAGATATGGTACTTTTGGTAAAAATAGTATTGAGAGCGTTCATCCTTTTTTGCGTCAGAATAACTGGATGCACCGAAATTTGATTTTGGCTGGAAATTTCAACATGACTAATGTAAAAGAACTTTTTAATAGTTTGGTTGAATTAGGGCAGCATCCAAAAGAAATGGCGGATACAGTGACTGTTATGGAAAAAATAGGTCATTTCCTGGATGACGCTGTTACTGATCTTTATCAGGAATGTAAAAATGAAGGATTGAATAAAAGACAGGCTTCACCAGTAATTGCCGAAAGATTAGATGTAGCAAGAATTCTTGCTAGAGCTTCTAAGAATTTGGATGGCGGTTATGCTATGGCTGGACTTTTAGGTCATGGTGATGCATTTGTTTTCAGAGACCCAGCGGGAATTCGTCCGGCCTATTTTTATCAAGATGATGAAGTAGTGGTGGTTGCTTCTGAAAGACCAGTAATTCAAACAGTTTTCAATGTTCCATTTGAAAAAGTGCAAGAAATTGATCCTGGAAATGCATTAATAATCAAAAAGAATGGTACTGTTTCGATGCAGGAAATTCTTACTCCAACAGTTAAAAAAGCTTGTTCATTTGAACGAATTTATTTCTCTAGAGGAAGTGATGCCGAAATTTATCAAGAAAGAAAAGATCTGGGAAAATTGATTTTACCTGCAGTTTTGGAATCGATTGATAGCGATACGGACAACACAGTTTTCTCTTATATACCAAACACAGCCGAAACTTCTTTCTACGGAATGGTTGAGGCAGCTCAGGATTTCTTGAATAAAAGAAAGAATGATTATATCTTGGCAAATAAAGACACTTTGACAGCAGATAGTTTGCAAGAATTACTTGCTGTAAAGATCCGTACCGAAAAAGTGGCAATTAAAGATGCGAAACTAAGAACATTTATCACTGAGGATAGCAGTCGTGATGACTTAGTAGCTCACGTTTACGATGTGACTTACGGAGTAATTAAGCCTACAGACAATCTGGTGATTATTGATGATAGTATTGTTCGTGGAACAACACTTAAAATGAGTATCATCAAAATGATGGATCGTTTGAATCCGAAGAGAATTGTCATTGTTTCGTCGGCTCCACAAATTCGTTATCCAGATTGTTATGGAATTGACATGGCTAAACTGGAAGGTTTAGTGGCTTTTAGGGCAGCTTTGGAATTATTAAAAGAAAGAAATCTATATCATATTGTTGATGAAGTATATGCGAAATGTAAAACGCAAGAAAACTTTATCGATACGGAGGTTGTAAATTATGTAACGGCAATTTACGCACCGTTCCAGCCACAAGAAATTTCAGATAAAATTGCTGAAATGTTGAGTTCTCCGGAAATAAAGGCTGAAGTTAAAATTATATTCCAAACCGTTGAAGATCTTCATGTCGCTTGTCCTAAGAATTTAGGCGATTGGTATTTTACAGGTGATTACCCTACTCCTGGTGGGAATCGAGTTGTAAATCGTGCCTTTATGAATTTCTACGAAGGTAAAGATGCGAGAGCGTATTAA
- a CDS encoding PfkB family carbohydrate kinase — protein sequence MNKLLIVGTVAFDAIETPFGKTDKILGGAATYIGLSASFFNLKSAIVSVVGDDFPQEHLDLLASRNIDISGLEIVKGGKTFFWSGRYHNDLNSRDTLVTELNTLADFQPKVSQDYKDADVVMLGNLHPLVQSSVLDQMEVQPKLVVLDTMNFWMDCALPELLDVIKRVDVITINDEEARQLSGEYSLVKAAAKIHTMGPKYVVIKKGEHGALLFHNKEVFFAPALPLEEVFDPTGAGDTFAGGFAGFITQSENISFENMKNAIIYGSNLASFCVEKFGTERMVDLDKEEVLTRLKQFKSLTQFDITL from the coding sequence ATGAACAAATTGCTGATTGTCGGAACTGTTGCTTTCGACGCTATTGAAACTCCTTTCGGGAAAACAGATAAGATTTTAGGCGGAGCCGCTACATATATCGGACTTTCTGCATCTTTTTTTAATTTAAAATCGGCTATTGTTTCAGTAGTTGGCGACGATTTTCCACAAGAACATTTGGATTTATTGGCTAGCAGAAATATTGATATTTCAGGTTTGGAAATTGTAAAAGGAGGAAAAACTTTCTTTTGGAGTGGTCGTTACCATAACGATTTGAATTCAAGAGACACTTTGGTGACTGAATTGAATACTTTGGCTGATTTTCAGCCAAAAGTATCTCAGGATTATAAAGATGCCGATGTAGTAATGCTTGGAAACTTGCATCCATTGGTACAAAGCAGTGTTTTGGATCAAATGGAAGTACAACCAAAATTAGTGGTTTTGGATACAATGAATTTTTGGATGGATTGTGCCTTGCCGGAATTATTGGATGTGATAAAAAGAGTAGATGTTATTACCATCAATGATGAAGAAGCGCGTCAGCTTTCGGGAGAATATTCTTTAGTGAAGGCTGCTGCCAAAATTCATACTATGGGACCAAAGTATGTGGTGATTAAAAAAGGAGAGCATGGAGCATTATTGTTCCATAATAAAGAGGTTTTCTTTGCACCGGCATTACCATTAGAAGAAGTTTTTGATCCAACGGGAGCTGGAGATACATTTGCTGGAGGTTTCGCAGGATTTATCACTCAAAGCGAAAACATCTCTTTCGAGAATATGAAAAATGCCATTATTTATGGTTCAAACCTGGCTTCTTTCTGTGTGGAGAAATTTGGAACAGAAAGAATGGTTGACCTTGATAAAGAAGAAGTCTTGACAAGATTGAAACAATTCAAGTCTTTGACTCAATTTGATATAACGCTATAA
- the rnhA gene encoding ribonuclease HI encodes MEHDVHIYTDGAAKGNPGNGGYGVVMELVGTPHKKEFYEGFRYTTNNRMELLAVIVGLEKLKNPNMKVLVVSDSKYVVDSVLKKWVFGWEKKGFVGRKNPDLWKRFLAVYRKHQVDFKWIKGHNNHPQNERCDALAVMASMQKQLSVDAFYENEGDKIV; translated from the coding sequence TTGGAACACGACGTACATATATATACTGATGGTGCCGCAAAAGGGAATCCGGGAAACGGCGGTTACGGCGTTGTGATGGAGCTTGTTGGGACGCCACATAAAAAAGAATTCTATGAAGGTTTTAGATATACTACTAATAATAGAATGGAACTTTTGGCTGTAATTGTAGGTTTGGAAAAACTCAAGAATCCGAATATGAAAGTTTTGGTTGTTTCTGATTCGAAATATGTAGTGGATTCTGTTTTGAAGAAATGGGTTTTTGGTTGGGAGAAAAAAGGTTTTGTAGGCAGGAAAAATCCCGATTTATGGAAACGGTTTTTGGCTGTTTACCGGAAACACCAAGTTGATTTCAAATGGATAAAAGGCCATAATAATCACCCACAAAACGAAAGATGCGATGCGCTGGCTGTTATGGCTTCGATGCAAAAACAGCTTTCAGTCGACGCTTTTTATGAAAATGAAGGGGATAAAATAGTGTAA
- a CDS encoding phosphoribosylglycinamide formyltransferase, with product MKKIVIFASGSGTNAENIIKYFDSNESGTVVAVFTNNAAAKVIERAGKYEVPTEVFSKEELNKGDVLQKINEIQPDLIVLAGFLLKFPENIIEQYPHKIINIHPALLPNYGGKGMYGMHIHRAIVNNKEKETGISIHYVNENYDEGNIIFQKNIALTGIETPEEVAEKIHELEQRYFPEVIEKLLTSNF from the coding sequence ATGAAAAAAATAGTGATTTTTGCTTCTGGATCTGGGACTAATGCTGAGAACATTATAAAATATTTTGATTCAAATGAGTCAGGAACGGTAGTTGCTGTTTTTACAAATAATGCTGCTGCCAAGGTTATCGAAAGAGCCGGAAAATATGAAGTTCCAACGGAAGTTTTTTCGAAAGAAGAATTAAATAAAGGGGATGTATTGCAAAAAATAAACGAAATTCAACCGGATTTGATTGTCCTTGCCGGTTTTTTATTGAAATTCCCTGAAAATATAATTGAACAATACCCTCATAAGATAATCAATATTCATCCTGCACTTTTACCTAATTATGGAGGCAAGGGAATGTATGGAATGCACATACACAGAGCTATTGTCAATAACAAGGAAAAAGAAACCGGAATTTCGATTCATTATGTGAATGAAAATTATGATGAAGGGAACATCATTTTTCAAAAAAATATAGCTTTAACGGGAATAGAAACCCCAGAAGAAGTAGCTGAGAAAATACATGAACTGGAGCAAAGATATTTTCCTGAGGTAATTGAAAAACTTCTAACTTCTAACTTCTAA